From Spirosoma aerolatum, one genomic window encodes:
- the pseC gene encoding UDP-4-amino-4,6-dideoxy-N-acetyl-beta-L-altrosamine transaminase yields the protein MTPIPYGRQHITDEDIDAVANVLRGPFLTQGPHIATFESAFAAYIGCQYAVAVANGTAALHLACMSLGVTEGTRVITTPITFSASANCVRYCGGEVYFADIDPKTAVLDVNAVRKLLDQHPKGYFSGIVPVDFAGYPVDLAAFRKLADEYGLWILEDACHAPGGSFTDAKGTVHRCGDGSLAELAIFSFHPVKHIAAGEGGMITTNDEALYKHLLRLRTHGITNKPDELIEPYLGEPERGGWYMQMQELGYNYRLTDMQAALGTSQLSRVDEMLARRQEIAKRYDEAFAETVITTIAPPIDGSHAYHLYVIQVDDRKGLYDFLRTKQIMAQVHYIPVHLMPYYRQFGWKPGDFPKAEHYYARCLSLPMFPTLTDSEQEYVIACVNEFMGL from the coding sequence ATGACTCCAATCCCCTACGGCCGCCAGCACATTACCGACGAAGACATTGACGCCGTTGCCAACGTTCTGCGTGGCCCTTTTCTGACCCAGGGGCCACATATTGCTACATTCGAATCGGCCTTTGCGGCTTATATTGGTTGTCAGTATGCGGTCGCGGTCGCCAATGGAACGGCGGCATTGCATCTGGCCTGCATGTCGCTGGGTGTCACCGAAGGTACACGGGTCATCACAACCCCTATTACGTTTTCAGCTTCGGCCAACTGCGTTCGATACTGCGGGGGGGAAGTATACTTCGCCGACATCGACCCCAAAACAGCCGTACTCGATGTAAATGCTGTACGCAAATTACTTGATCAGCATCCGAAAGGTTATTTTTCGGGGATCGTTCCTGTTGATTTTGCGGGATACCCAGTCGATCTGGCTGCGTTTCGAAAGCTGGCGGATGAATACGGTTTGTGGATTCTGGAAGATGCCTGTCATGCACCGGGAGGTTCGTTTACCGACGCTAAAGGCACTGTGCATCGGTGTGGCGATGGGTCGCTGGCCGAACTGGCCATTTTTAGTTTTCATCCGGTCAAACACATTGCCGCCGGTGAAGGCGGTATGATTACCACCAACGACGAAGCGTTGTATAAGCACCTGCTTCGGCTCCGAACACACGGCATTACCAACAAACCAGATGAACTGATTGAACCCTACCTGGGCGAACCTGAACGGGGTGGCTGGTATATGCAAATGCAGGAACTGGGGTATAACTACCGACTAACCGACATGCAGGCCGCTCTGGGAACGAGTCAGCTTAGTCGTGTTGATGAGATGTTGGCCCGGCGACAGGAAATTGCCAAACGCTACGACGAAGCCTTCGCGGAGACCGTTATCACGACAATAGCTCCGCCTATCGACGGAAGCCATGCGTATCATTTGTATGTGATTCAGGTAGACGACCGGAAGGGCTTATACGACTTTTTGCGAACTAAACAGATTATGGCGCAGGTCCATTACATACCTGTACACCTGATGCCCTACTATCGGCAGTTTGGCTGGAAACCGGGCGATTTCCCCAAAGCCGAACACTACTATGCCCGCTGCCTTAGCCTACCCATGTTCCCGACGCTGACCGATTCGGAACAGGAGTATGTCATTGCCTGCGTCAACGAGTTTATGGGCTTATGA
- a CDS encoding YdcF family protein — MFYFFSKTISFVLTPAGWLVLALAWAFFTKKSQLRRRLVGIALGIFWVFGNPFLTNELALWWEYPIQKVPAVSTDSAMRVAVVLTGGITNGRKEIPDAKTDPAHTLQFMLWREADRAAQALFLYKVGAVQKILISGGVAAIPFRSASVNDEGQMTARFLTISGVRPDDIILENKSRNTHENAVFTAQMLRQDFRQNQCVLITSAWHMRRAVACFQKEGVRVTPFPACFLSNKRSFAPGDWLLPHEEEFFNAYYLTRELVGYVAYWAAGYI, encoded by the coding sequence ATGTTTTATTTCTTTTCTAAAACCATCTCTTTTGTATTAACTCCTGCCGGTTGGCTTGTATTGGCCTTGGCATGGGCCTTTTTTACAAAAAAATCGCAACTCCGACGCCGGTTGGTAGGGATAGCTCTGGGAATATTCTGGGTATTCGGAAACCCCTTTCTGACGAATGAACTGGCCTTGTGGTGGGAATATCCGATTCAGAAAGTACCGGCTGTCTCTACCGATTCAGCAATGCGGGTGGCTGTAGTACTGACTGGTGGAATAACAAATGGCCGGAAAGAAATTCCAGATGCTAAAACCGATCCAGCGCATACCCTTCAATTTATGCTCTGGCGGGAAGCCGACCGGGCCGCCCAGGCGCTGTTTCTGTATAAGGTTGGTGCTGTGCAAAAGATTCTGATTAGTGGAGGTGTAGCGGCTATACCTTTTCGGTCCGCCAGTGTAAACGACGAAGGTCAAATGACGGCCCGGTTTCTGACTATTAGCGGTGTTCGGCCCGACGATATTATACTGGAAAATAAATCTCGCAACACGCACGAAAATGCAGTTTTTACAGCCCAAATGCTACGCCAGGATTTTCGGCAAAATCAGTGTGTATTAATTACATCGGCCTGGCATATGCGCCGGGCAGTAGCCTGTTTTCAGAAGGAGGGCGTACGGGTTACACCGTTCCCGGCCTGTTTTCTGAGCAATAAGCGATCGTTTGCGCCGGGTGACTGGTTGTTGCCGCACGAAGAAGAGTTCTTCAATGCCTATTACCTGACCCGCGAACTGGTAGGCTACGTTGCCTATTGGGCAGCGGGCTACATTTGA
- a CDS encoding glycosyltransferase family 2 protein encodes MPSVSIITITYNAERFLERTIQSVLAQQATDFEYIVIDGASTDGTRAIIERYEPHIAQWIAEPDRGLYDAMNKGVHRAKGEYVWFMNAGDELYDSQTLPNLLSRIKATKADVYYSDALFVQDDGGRRSGTAIGLRSQVTPHTLPQHISWQDMQMGMKICHQAFVARRAIAPDYLVDNLSADLDWEIRCLKAAQKIEFLPFVLCKYLVGGLSVQQHRRSLIDRFRVLVTHFGWLKTIRNHIQILIRARRFQQQSLAASE; translated from the coding sequence ATGCCATCTGTTTCCATCATCACCATCACCTACAATGCCGAGCGGTTTCTGGAGCGCACGATACAGAGCGTGCTGGCTCAACAGGCGACTGACTTTGAATACATCGTGATTGATGGAGCTTCAACGGATGGAACACGGGCCATTATTGAGCGATACGAACCGCATATCGCCCAATGGATTGCCGAGCCTGATCGGGGCCTTTACGACGCCATGAACAAAGGGGTTCATCGGGCAAAAGGCGAGTATGTCTGGTTTATGAATGCGGGCGATGAACTGTACGATTCCCAAACGCTGCCGAATCTACTAAGCCGAATTAAAGCCACCAAAGCGGATGTGTATTATAGCGATGCCCTTTTTGTGCAGGACGATGGCGGCCGGCGTTCTGGAACAGCTATTGGCTTACGAAGTCAGGTAACCCCGCATACACTCCCGCAACACATAAGCTGGCAGGATATGCAGATGGGCATGAAAATTTGCCATCAGGCCTTTGTAGCCCGACGAGCCATTGCGCCTGATTATCTGGTTGATAACTTAAGTGCCGATTTGGATTGGGAAATTCGTTGCCTGAAGGCGGCCCAAAAAATCGAGTTTCTTCCTTTTGTTCTTTGCAAGTATCTGGTGGGGGGCTTATCGGTTCAGCAACATCGGCGCTCCCTGATCGATCGGTTTCGTGTGCTGGTCACTCATTTTGGCTGGCTAAAAACAATACGTAACCACATTCAGATCTTGATCCGTGCCCGGCGCTTTCAACAGCAATCATTAGCTGCCTCCGAGTGA
- the pseI gene encoding pseudaminic acid synthase translates to MSSTQPIQVAHYTISPEHRPFVIAEMSGNHNQSLERALEIVDAVADAGAHALKLQTYTPDTITFNGASEEFYIRDAKSLWADKNLYKLYKEAYTPWEWHKPIFEHAQKRGMIAFSSPFDTTAVDFLESLNVPLYKIASFENTDHILLKKVAQTGKPVIMSTGVASVADLDESVNVLRANGCKDLVLLKCTSTYPATPESTNLHTIPHMRDLFDVPVGLSDHTMGIGAAVAAVALGAVVLEKHVTLRRADGGVDSAFSLEPDELKNLVIETDRAHLAMGQVSYTLTPKEEKSLQFKRSLYVVRDIKAGETFTPENVRSIRPANGLHTRYYEAILGKTATQNITAGTALSWNLIAKE, encoded by the coding sequence ATGAGTAGCACACAACCGATTCAGGTTGCCCACTATACCATCAGCCCCGAACATCGTCCGTTTGTTATCGCCGAGATGTCGGGCAATCATAACCAATCGCTGGAACGAGCCCTGGAAATTGTCGATGCGGTAGCCGATGCGGGTGCCCATGCCCTTAAGCTCCAGACCTATACCCCCGATACCATCACCTTCAATGGGGCTTCTGAGGAGTTTTACATTCGAGATGCCAAATCGCTCTGGGCCGACAAAAATCTGTATAAGCTGTATAAAGAAGCCTATACGCCCTGGGAATGGCACAAGCCTATCTTCGAACACGCCCAGAAGCGAGGCATGATCGCGTTCAGCTCGCCCTTCGATACGACCGCCGTCGATTTTCTGGAATCACTCAACGTACCGCTGTACAAAATTGCGTCGTTTGAAAATACCGACCATATCCTGCTCAAAAAAGTAGCGCAAACGGGTAAGCCAGTCATTATGAGCACAGGTGTAGCTTCGGTGGCTGATCTGGATGAATCCGTTAACGTACTCCGGGCCAATGGTTGCAAAGACCTCGTGTTGCTCAAATGCACCAGTACCTACCCAGCTACGCCCGAAAGTACCAACCTGCACACGATACCACACATGCGTGATCTGTTCGATGTACCAGTAGGGCTTTCAGACCACACGATGGGCATTGGTGCAGCCGTAGCCGCCGTAGCCCTCGGAGCTGTAGTCCTCGAAAAACACGTTACGCTACGCCGGGCTGACGGTGGTGTTGACTCCGCTTTTTCGCTGGAACCCGACGAGCTAAAAAACCTGGTCATCGAAACCGACCGAGCGCATCTGGCAATGGGGCAGGTGAGTTATACCCTTACACCCAAAGAAGAGAAAAGCCTTCAATTCAAACGGTCGCTGTATGTCGTTCGTGACATAAAAGCTGGCGAAACTTTCACCCCCGAAAACGTCCGCAGTATTCGTCCGGCAAACGGCCTGCACACACGCTATTACGAAGCCATCCTCGGCAAAACCGCCACACAAAACATCACCGCAGGCACAGCCCTTAGCTGGAATTTAATTGCGAAAGAGTGA
- the pseF gene encoding pseudaminic acid cytidylyltransferase: protein MSTVAIITARGGSKRIPRKNIRPFLGKPIIAYAIQAAHESGLFDEVMVSTDDDEIAAISQEYGASVPFLRRAETADDYATTADVLREVLNQYAERGRSFEYACCLYPTAPFVTPRLLKQAFSKLIDHPFDTVYPVQPFSFPIQRAVRLHDSKVAWFQPEHALTRSQDLELAYHDAGQFYFFNVASFLQSRRLITENAGGIVISELDAHDIDNEADWQIAEIKFKMHNEQ from the coding sequence ATGAGCACGGTGGCTATCATTACGGCCCGAGGTGGCAGCAAACGTATCCCACGAAAAAATATTCGTCCGTTTCTGGGCAAACCGATTATCGCCTATGCCATTCAGGCAGCACACGAATCCGGTTTGTTCGATGAGGTGATGGTATCGACCGATGATGATGAGATTGCTGCTATTAGTCAGGAATACGGTGCATCGGTTCCCTTTTTACGTCGGGCTGAAACAGCCGATGATTATGCGACAACAGCCGACGTGCTGCGGGAGGTCCTGAATCAGTATGCCGAACGGGGGCGTTCGTTCGAGTATGCCTGTTGTTTATATCCTACAGCCCCTTTTGTGACACCCAGGCTGCTTAAACAGGCATTTTCAAAACTTATCGATCATCCATTCGATACGGTCTATCCGGTTCAGCCGTTCAGTTTTCCCATTCAACGGGCAGTCCGGTTACACGACTCAAAAGTGGCTTGGTTTCAACCTGAGCATGCCCTCACCCGCTCGCAGGATTTGGAACTTGCTTATCATGATGCTGGCCAGTTTTATTTTTTCAACGTTGCTTCCTTTCTGCAAAGCCGTCGACTCATCACCGAAAACGCAGGAGGTATTGTCATTTCAGAACTGGATGCCCACGACATTGATAACGAAGCAGACTGGCAAATCGCCGAAATAAAATTTAAAATGCATAATGAACAATGA
- a CDS encoding GNAT family N-acetyltransferase: protein MLTYRTARPTDAQLYFDWANDPDTRRQSFNSAPISLETHTAWFTRKLADPNALLLLFLSDTGQAVGQVRFERTPVADMPDEIIISLSLDANYRGKGLAPQLLRQACFICRERWEAVTIHAYIKPDNQASIRAFERAGFRLSGENGKFGDSSPSSSGRITSGQPTQSLLYINSQ, encoded by the coding sequence ATGCTAACCTATCGCACTGCCCGCCCTACCGATGCCCAGCTTTATTTCGACTGGGCCAATGACCCTGATACCCGGCGGCAGTCGTTCAATTCAGCCCCGATTTCACTGGAAACGCATACGGCCTGGTTTACGCGTAAATTAGCCGACCCCAATGCCCTGTTGCTCCTTTTTTTGAGTGATACCGGACAAGCAGTTGGTCAGGTGCGCTTCGAGCGAACGCCCGTGGCCGATATGCCCGACGAAATCATCATTAGCCTTTCACTTGACGCGAACTACCGGGGGAAAGGCCTGGCCCCTCAACTCCTCCGCCAAGCCTGTTTTATTTGCCGGGAACGCTGGGAAGCCGTTACCATTCATGCATACATTAAACCGGATAATCAGGCATCCATACGAGCCTTTGAACGAGCCGGTTTCAGATTGTCAGGTGAAAACGGTAAATTTGGGGATTCCAGCCCATCTTCATCAGGCCGGATCACATCAGGCCAGCCAACGCAAAGCCTGCTTTATATAAACAGTCAATGA
- the pseG gene encoding UDP-2,4-diacetamido-2,4,6-trideoxy-beta-L-altropyranose hydrolase, with protein MSRLLFRADGNAQIGLGHVMRCLALANMLRDDFSMRFAIAEPTYTIENQIEATGLAVLSLPASGSQLAFINQIATDEIVVLDGYTFDEAFQRSVRSKARKLVFIDDLVTGHQVADVVINHAGGVSADEYDAEPYTQFCLGPHYAMLRPEFLRPEGFAKPSIDGPIFVSLGGADPENRSLEVLQGIQKVDRHLPVQIVLGPFHPNRPAIEAFQSQLPNLTVLQNRSASQMVDTLQACSLAITASSTISYEVCAINRPLITVVTADNQIRLARFQSEEKLALSVLFTTYLTNQIPVLGLDEQIRLAIQSIQPTSEIVSDSLLAQRHFFDGQSPSRFRALFRNLSA; from the coding sequence ATGAGTCGACTACTTTTTCGAGCGGATGGAAATGCTCAGATTGGTCTTGGACATGTGATGCGTTGTCTGGCCTTGGCCAACATGCTCAGAGACGATTTTTCAATGCGTTTTGCCATTGCGGAGCCAACTTATACCATTGAAAACCAGATCGAAGCGACTGGCCTTGCCGTTTTGTCGCTGCCAGCATCAGGCTCCCAGTTGGCATTTATCAACCAGATTGCGACAGATGAAATAGTCGTACTGGACGGCTACACATTTGATGAAGCCTTTCAGCGTTCAGTACGTTCAAAAGCCCGTAAACTGGTGTTTATTGATGACTTGGTTACAGGCCATCAGGTAGCGGATGTAGTTATCAATCATGCGGGTGGTGTTTCGGCTGATGAGTACGATGCTGAACCATATACTCAATTCTGTCTGGGGCCGCATTATGCCATGCTGCGGCCCGAGTTTCTTAGACCAGAAGGGTTTGCCAAACCCTCCATCGATGGGCCTATTTTTGTGAGTCTGGGAGGTGCTGATCCTGAAAACCGATCACTTGAAGTATTGCAGGGCATCCAAAAAGTAGATCGTCATTTACCTGTTCAAATCGTTTTAGGGCCATTTCACCCTAATCGACCAGCGATTGAAGCGTTTCAGTCGCAGCTACCCAATCTAACCGTTCTGCAAAATCGCAGTGCCAGTCAGATGGTTGACACGTTACAAGCGTGCAGTCTGGCAATTACGGCTAGTAGCACAATCAGTTATGAAGTGTGCGCTATCAACCGCCCATTGATCACTGTCGTAACAGCCGACAACCAGATACGTCTGGCCCGGTTCCAGTCTGAAGAAAAACTAGCCTTGTCTGTGCTGTTTACCACCTATCTGACAAATCAGATTCCTGTTCTGGGTCTGGACGAGCAAATTCGATTAGCCATTCAGTCTATCCAGCCGACCAGTGAAATCGTTAGCGATTCTCTACTGGCTCAACGTCATTTTTTCGATGGGCAATCACCCAGCCGTTTTCGTGCTTTATTTCGAAATTTAAGTGCTTAA
- a CDS encoding FkbM family methyltransferase codes for MWFFKFLLTETARLLRSVEGRRLLWLAIQYGDRPRNQAVDVTFGRYHFRVPDALSFVWQYREIFVDEFYRFTPSTPNPVIFDCGTNIGTSVAYFREHYPTARIVAFEADEQISATLQNNLSRNQISGVEVITKAVWTSEEGIWFGSDQADSASIFSQTDRKLVPSVRLRDYLLRETRIDMLKMDIEGAETAVLTDCHDALAHVQNLFVEFHAYLDHPQTLADVMNVLEDSGFRYYINTSQYRPAPLVNHRYKGNDSMDLQLNIFAYRN; via the coding sequence ATGTGGTTTTTTAAATTCTTACTCACCGAAACGGCCCGACTCCTACGCTCAGTTGAAGGTCGTCGGTTACTGTGGCTGGCCATTCAATATGGCGACCGACCGCGTAATCAAGCCGTCGATGTAACGTTTGGCCGATACCATTTTCGTGTCCCTGATGCGCTGTCGTTCGTCTGGCAGTATCGGGAGATTTTCGTCGATGAATTTTACCGATTTACACCGTCAACACCCAATCCGGTCATTTTCGATTGTGGCACCAACATCGGCACCAGCGTTGCCTATTTCCGCGAACATTATCCGACAGCCCGTATCGTCGCATTTGAAGCCGACGAGCAGATCAGCGCTACCCTGCAAAACAACCTGAGCCGGAACCAGATTTCGGGCGTTGAGGTCATCACGAAGGCCGTCTGGACCAGCGAAGAGGGCATCTGGTTTGGTAGTGACCAGGCCGACTCGGCGTCCATTTTCTCGCAGACCGACCGTAAGCTTGTCCCCTCCGTTCGGCTTCGTGACTACCTACTCCGTGAAACCCGAATCGATATGCTCAAGATGGACATCGAAGGAGCCGAAACCGCCGTACTGACCGACTGCCATGATGCACTGGCTCATGTTCAGAATCTGTTCGTTGAATTCCACGCTTACCTCGACCATCCACAAACCCTGGCCGACGTAATGAACGTACTGGAAGACAGTGGTTTCCGGTATTACATCAATACCAGCCAGTATCGCCCGGCTCCATTGGTCAACCATCGCTATAAAGGCAACGACAGCATGGACTTACAATTGAATATCTTTGCGTACAGAAACTAG
- a CDS encoding lipopolysaccharide biosynthesis protein, giving the protein MGIIKRQTIQSSIYAYAGVAVGFLTQGVFFPNIFQGTQVVGLLTLLISLSQVLAQASNLGLNGAGGRYFPFFRNAERQHNGYLLIACLTTLAGFCLCAFVLWLARPWVIEWYQKDSALFVEYYYLLIPLTLFTVYFTVFDNYARLLYDPVTGTILQQFVQRILILLAGGLYWLGWVTLPQFLGVWLLAFLIPLLVMMISIARDEALFFSRRFVALDATLRRNLMRYAGITLTSALSTQIVWTIDKVMINSKQGLGDTGVYGTASYFAAVIAIPATMLYKVSGTLIAESWKTNDLQNIAMIYRKSCLNQLIAGCLVFVGVAANLSNVFRFLPPDYAAGYYVILWLGLGKLIDMATGVNGIILNTSRFYAYDSAFMALLIFITITANQYLIPSYGINGAAIGAALATFLYNFVRTLFVGIAFKLQPFTWRNLVVIVLALAVWWVSVQIPYPTADAPKWKVILDVAWRSALITSLFGGFVIGLKLSTDINETVTGLLKRFIPK; this is encoded by the coding sequence ATGGGTATCATCAAACGGCAGACCATTCAGAGTTCCATTTATGCCTACGCGGGTGTGGCCGTTGGATTTTTGACGCAGGGGGTTTTCTTTCCGAATATATTTCAGGGGACGCAGGTTGTTGGGCTGTTAACATTATTAATTTCGCTATCGCAGGTTCTCGCTCAGGCCTCTAATTTGGGATTGAATGGAGCGGGAGGCCGCTATTTTCCTTTTTTCCGAAATGCCGAGCGCCAACACAATGGGTATCTGCTCATCGCCTGTCTGACTACACTAGCTGGCTTCTGTCTTTGTGCATTCGTCCTGTGGCTGGCTCGTCCGTGGGTCATTGAGTGGTATCAAAAAGATTCGGCTCTGTTCGTCGAATACTATTACCTGTTGATCCCACTGACACTGTTTACCGTATACTTCACCGTATTCGACAACTATGCCCGGCTGCTGTACGATCCGGTTACGGGCACTATTCTGCAACAGTTCGTACAACGGATTCTCATCCTGCTGGCCGGGGGTTTATATTGGTTAGGCTGGGTTACGTTACCGCAATTTTTGGGTGTGTGGCTGTTGGCGTTTCTGATTCCCCTACTCGTCATGATGATCAGTATCGCCCGCGACGAAGCTCTGTTTTTCAGTCGTCGGTTCGTCGCTTTGGATGCAACATTGCGCCGAAATCTGATGCGCTATGCAGGTATCACGCTTACATCGGCTCTATCGACTCAGATCGTCTGGACCATCGATAAAGTGATGATTAACAGCAAACAGGGGTTGGGTGATACAGGTGTGTACGGAACGGCCTCGTATTTTGCGGCTGTGATCGCGATTCCGGCTACGATGCTCTACAAAGTTTCAGGAACCCTCATTGCCGAATCCTGGAAAACCAATGATCTACAAAACATTGCCATGATTTACCGCAAAAGCTGTCTGAATCAGCTTATTGCGGGTTGCTTGGTGTTCGTTGGCGTAGCCGCTAATCTGTCGAACGTGTTCCGGTTTCTTCCCCCTGATTATGCGGCTGGTTACTACGTAATCTTGTGGTTGGGTCTGGGTAAACTGATCGACATGGCTACGGGTGTAAACGGCATTATTCTGAATACATCGCGCTTTTACGCCTACGATTCGGCTTTTATGGCGCTACTAATTTTTATAACGATTACTGCTAATCAATACCTAATACCCAGTTACGGCATCAACGGAGCGGCTATTGGGGCTGCGCTGGCTACGTTTCTGTATAATTTTGTTCGGACCTTGTTTGTCGGCATCGCCTTTAAATTGCAGCCTTTCACCTGGCGAAATCTGGTCGTTATTGTCCTGGCGTTGGCCGTTTGGTGGGTATCGGTGCAAATCCCCTACCCAACTGCCGATGCGCCCAAATGGAAAGTCATTCTCGACGTTGCCTGGCGTTCTGCGCTGATTACTAGTCTGTTTGGCGGATTCGTTATTGGGTTGAAGTTATCGACGGATATCAACGAAACAGTAACCGGATTACTAAAGCGATTTATACCTAAGTAA
- a CDS encoding glycosyltransferase family 4 protein: MRVTHLSTYHLFGGAAVAATRLHRALQQQSWGNVPVESTMLVGTANRLETHRAESGVLYLANNFLAEQTAFGRFVAERLYFLPHERDHSVRFQFSPAKFGAALDFHPAIQQADILHLHWINFGFLSLNGLQSLFNLGKPIVWTLHDQWAFTGGCHYSRGCDHFLSNCHRCPYLKKPSENDLSHRIFSQKKAIFDKARIHFTPPSHWLATEAQRSALLREFPFTVIPYAIDQTIFKPIDRAEANAHLELPTTNQPRLLFGSANVTDVRKGFRYFAEALTLLHQQHPDVTPEILIFGKGRSYLFNELPYPVRHLGVLTSAEDIVAAYNAADAMVVPSLEDNLPNTVIEAMACGTPVVGFRTGGIPEMIDHQQNGYLADIGSAQQLGDGLAFILEHGSPEILRQNARQSAENRFSEDVVAKQHIELYQTLMSERVKE; encoded by the coding sequence GTGAGAGTTACGCACCTGAGCACGTATCACTTGTTTGGAGGAGCAGCCGTAGCCGCCACACGACTTCATCGCGCCTTACAACAGCAGAGTTGGGGCAATGTTCCGGTCGAAAGTACTATGCTTGTCGGCACCGCCAATCGGCTTGAAACGCATCGGGCCGAATCAGGTGTACTCTATCTGGCCAACAACTTTCTGGCGGAACAAACAGCATTTGGGCGGTTTGTAGCCGAACGGCTCTACTTTCTGCCTCACGAACGAGATCACTCCGTGCGCTTTCAGTTTTCGCCCGCCAAATTTGGAGCCGCGCTTGATTTTCATCCGGCCATTCAACAGGCCGACATACTGCACCTGCACTGGATTAATTTTGGCTTCCTGTCGCTTAATGGCCTTCAATCGCTTTTCAACCTGGGTAAGCCCATTGTCTGGACACTACATGACCAATGGGCATTTACGGGTGGATGTCATTACTCGCGCGGCTGCGATCATTTTCTAAGTAATTGCCATCGGTGTCCGTACCTAAAAAAGCCATCTGAAAACGATTTATCACACCGGATCTTTAGCCAGAAGAAAGCTATCTTTGATAAGGCTCGTATCCATTTTACCCCACCCAGTCATTGGCTGGCTACCGAAGCGCAACGGAGTGCGCTCCTACGTGAATTCCCATTTACGGTAATTCCATACGCCATCGACCAAACCATTTTTAAGCCCATCGATCGAGCCGAAGCCAACGCTCATCTCGAATTACCAACTACAAATCAACCACGGTTGCTGTTTGGCAGTGCCAATGTGACCGATGTGCGTAAGGGCTTCAGGTATTTTGCGGAAGCGTTAACCCTACTTCATCAGCAACACCCCGATGTAACCCCCGAAATTCTGATATTTGGAAAAGGACGTTCGTATCTCTTTAATGAACTCCCCTACCCAGTTCGGCATCTGGGTGTATTGACTTCAGCAGAAGACATTGTAGCGGCCTATAATGCAGCCGATGCGATGGTTGTTCCTTCATTGGAAGATAATTTACCTAATACGGTTATCGAAGCTATGGCCTGTGGAACACCCGTCGTCGGATTCCGAACGGGTGGCATTCCCGAAATGATTGATCATCAGCAAAATGGCTATCTGGCCGACATCGGTTCAGCCCAGCAACTGGGCGATGGTCTGGCCTTTATTCTGGAACATGGTTCGCCTGAAATCCTTCGTCAGAACGCACGACAATCCGCCGAAAATCGTTTCTCCGAAGACGTTGTAGCGAAGCAACATATAGAATTGTATCAGACGTTAATGAGTGAAAGAGTGAAAGAGTGA
- the pfkA gene encoding 6-phosphofructokinase, whose translation MKRIAVFTSGGDAPGMNACIRAVVRGAVYHGIEVFGIRRGYSGMINGDIFQMTSHSVSNIVQRGGTILKSARSKEFMTPEGRAKAYDQIKKFGIEGLVAIGGNGTFTGATLFFDEYGIPTVGAPGTIDNDLYGTDYTIGFDTAVNTALEAIDKIRDTADSHDRIFLIEVMGRDSGYIAIQSGIAGGAEMVMVPEVLTPISEVVEALKSGWSRQKSSSIVVIAEGEEAGNATEIAEKIRQQVASDIDMRVTTLGHIQRGGIPTAYDRILASRLGLGALEGLMNGEKNVMAGIVNNELVYTPFRDTIRLPKPINEDLLRMVKILSV comes from the coding sequence ATGAAACGAATAGCTGTTTTTACCTCGGGTGGCGACGCACCGGGTATGAACGCCTGCATCCGGGCCGTGGTCCGGGGGGCGGTCTATCACGGAATCGAAGTATTCGGTATCCGCCGGGGGTACAGCGGTATGATAAATGGCGATATCTTTCAGATGACCTCTCATTCGGTCAGTAACATCGTACAACGCGGTGGTACCATTCTGAAATCAGCCCGCAGTAAAGAATTTATGACGCCCGAAGGCCGCGCTAAAGCCTATGACCAGATCAAAAAATTTGGCATTGAGGGTCTGGTCGCCATTGGTGGTAACGGTACGTTTACAGGCGCAACGCTTTTCTTCGATGAATACGGTATCCCAACAGTTGGCGCACCCGGAACCATTGATAACGACCTCTATGGTACCGACTACACGATTGGTTTCGATACGGCCGTAAACACTGCGCTGGAAGCTATCGACAAAATTCGGGATACGGCCGATTCACACGACCGGATTTTCCTCATCGAAGTGATGGGCCGCGACTCTGGGTATATAGCCATTCAGTCGGGTATTGCTGGTGGGGCCGAGATGGTGATGGTACCCGAAGTACTGACGCCAATTTCGGAGGTGGTAGAAGCCTTGAAATCAGGTTGGAGCCGTCAGAAATCGTCGTCTATTGTCGTCATTGCCGAAGGCGAAGAGGCTGGTAATGCCACCGAGATTGCCGAAAAAATTCGTCAGCAGGTCGCGTCTGACATCGACATGCGCGTCACCACATTAGGCCATATTCAGCGTGGGGGTATTCCAACAGCCTACGACCGTATTCTGGCCAGTCGTTTAGGCTTGGGAGCCTTAGAAGGACTTATGAACGGCGAGAAAAACGTTATGGCAGGAATTGTCAATAACGAACTGGTTTATACGCCCTTTCGCGACACCATCCGTCTGCCCAAGCCTATCAATGAAGATTTACTGAGAATGGTGAAGATTTTAAGTGTTTAA